In Rutidosis leptorrhynchoides isolate AG116_Rl617_1_P2 chromosome 6, CSIRO_AGI_Rlap_v1, whole genome shotgun sequence, the DNA window CATAAATCTTCACGACAATCACTGAAACTGACAAAATTTAAGCTGATTTATTAGAGAATTTGTATAGGCGTTTCCACCCTTTTCGTTTCATAGATGAGCAAATAGATATATTTTTTAGTCTAATAACCGTATAAGTTACTTACAAAATTGATTTGTTGTAAATATTCAATTAGTAGTCTAGTAGTAATTGACATTAACTTCAGTGTAGCTAGCAAAATTATTATTCAACTGCATAACAgctataattataatcaaataattGACCTAATCTATGTGAACAAAATGTATAACGATTTCGTCACATAATTTACAATGCAATTCATGAATAAAATAAACAACTAAGAACAAAAGGAGAAAAAAAACTTAACTTACAGATATAGGAGGTGAAGATGCATGATTAGAAATAGTCGTTCTTGTAACTTGTGATGTTGAAGGCGAATAATTTACAATGCAATTCATGAATAAAATAAACAACTAAGAACAAAAGGAGAAAAAAAACTTAACTTACAGATATAGGAGGTGAAGATGCATGATTAGAAATAGTCGTTCTTGTAACTTGTGATGTTGAAGGCGAATTGAATAGCAGTGGATTAAAATTGGGGGAAATGAAGGATTGGCgttgatttagggttttggtgagggGTTTTGGGGGAGAAGAATGGAAGAAACGGCCGCGGAGGCGGTGGTCGAATGACGGAATTTGTGGTGGTAGTGGTTTAACAAATGTTGACGATGATGATGGTGGACGGACGGCGGTGAGTGATCGGAGTTTGGAGCACAATCGCTGCATTGTCACCGGCGTATGAGTTATGGTGATCGCACACTCGCACAACGCCCTAGTTACTGCCTTTGTTTTCACAAATTGACCGGGTCAATATCATCCGAACCGGGTTTAGTTTTAAGAACATATCCGTCTATAATCGCCGGTCTATCATCCGAACCGGGTTAAGTTAAGTTACTTCAAATTTGCGATTTAAATATAATTTCCGGTCTACGTTCTGAACAAAATTCACATGAAACTTCATCATTTTTTATACTCTACACTTTCGAAACCCAAATGGAACTCAGCACAAACCAATCTGTTCATCACCAATCCAACTTTATTATCAATAGAATCATGCAATTCAATGTCCCAATTAAAACAAATTCAAGCTCATATCACCCGAACCGGTCTTATTTTCCATGTTTTCCCAGTAAGCCGAATTCTGACATTTTGTGCTTTATCACACACTGGAAACTTAGCCCATGCTCAACTTCTATTCAACCAGTTTCCTAACCCCAATGTTTACATGTGGAATGTTATGATCAGAGGCTATTTAAAATCACATTTGTATTCAACTGGGTTTTGTTTGTTTCGTTTGATGGTTCGAAAACGCGTTGAAATGGATAGGAGAAGTTATGTGTTTGGGTTGAAAGCTTGTGAGGGGTTAGTGGCTGGAGAACTTGTGCATAGTTTGGTTTTGAAAGTGGGATTTGGGGACGATTTAGTTGTGAAAAATGGGTTCGTTCATTTTTACAGTGAAAGTGGGCGAGTGGAGTCTGCGcgcaaggtgtttgatgaaatgcctgagAGAGATGTTGTTTCTTGGAGCAGTTTGATTAATGGGTGTGTGAAAAATGGGATGGCTGATGAGGCACTGCGAGTTTTTCAGAGGATGAAAAGTAGCGTGGTTGAGGCGAACGTGGTTACGATGATTGCCGTGTTTGCTGCTTGTTCTCAGAAAGGGAATTTGGAACTGGGGAAATCTACTCATGAGTATGTTAAAAAGATGAAGTTGAATACTAGTTTGAATTTGATGAATTCGGTGTTGGATATGTATGTTAAATGCGGTTCTTTGGTTACAGCTAAAGAGATTTTCGAGAGTATGAGTCATAAGGATGTTTTCTCGTGGACGAGTATGATAAATGGGTACGCTAAAAATGGGGAGTTAATTTTGGCGAAGAagatgtttgatgaaatgcctgagAGAAATACTGTATCATGGAATGCTATGATTTCAGGTTATTCTCAAAATAATAAGCCAAAGGAAGCTTTAGAGCTGTTTAACAACATGGAAAATGAAGGTTTTGTTCCTATAGAGAGCACTTTAGTATGTGTACTTTCGGCTTGTGCTCAATCGGGTTTCCTAGATTTAGGCCAGtggatatatatttattacataaagcAAAACCGCATTCAACTTACCGTGACATTAGGAAATGCGTTTATTGATATGTATGCCAAATGTGGGAACATTAATGCAGCCATAGAGCTTTTTAATGAAATGGAAGTCAAGGATATAGTAACCTGGAACTCCATGATTGTTGGTTTTGCTTCTCATGGGCATGCAATAAAGGCCCTTAATCTTTTCGGACAAATGAAATTGAAGGGATACAAACCTGATGAAATTACATTGGTGGGTGTACTATCTGCATGTAGTCATGGAGGTTTACTCGATCAAGGAAGAAGTTATTTCAAAGAAATGGAGAAAGAATATGGATTTAAACCAACATTAGAGCATTATGCGTGTATGATTGATTTACTAGGAAGAATTGGGTTGCTTGAAGAAGCTTATCGATTGATTAACGAAATGGCGATGGAACCTGATAAAGCTGTTTGGGGAGCGATTCTTAATGCGTGTAGGATGCATGGTAATTTTGAGCTAGGTAAACTTGCTACTGAAAAATTAGTACACTTGGATCCAAATGATAGCGGTGTGTATGTGCTTATGGAAAGTTTATGCGCTAGTAGACGTAAATGGGATGAGGTTAAAATGGTTAGAAGTAAGATGATAGGGAGTGGTGTTAAGAAAACACCGGGGCGTAGTTGTATTGAAGTTGAGGGCGAATTTCACGAGTTCTTGGTTGCTGATAAATCTCACCCTAAatggaaaaatatatataaagttttgGGTGAAATAATATTGTTGTCAAAGTTGGAAGAAATATCAGATGCTAACTTGTTTATGCATTGCTGAGGCTAATGTACAAAAAGCATTTTGAGTTAGTTCTATTGACTAGTGCATTGCTGTAGAGATCTTAAGTACCAAATATGCAGAATTGTATTGCTAACACGAGTGTATATCTATATCTTGCTGCCGAGTGCCGATATGTCTTTTTGCTGATCCCATACGGACAGTACTGTGTTGCTACAGATAGCGAAAAGGAAGAAAGAAGCCATCACAAATGCAGAGAAAATATCAATTGTCGGAACATTGATTTAGAGTCAGGCTTTCGATACGTTCAGCATTAAATAAAGTATGTTGTATTAATCAGAAGGTATATGAATGGTAAGAAGTTAAGTAACATAGATGTTGTATAACAATGCTAGTGTCAAAGATCCAATGCAAGTCATTTAAATGGGTTTACAAATACAAAGCACATAGATGATCAAAGTTGGTTCAATCAAAGCTAATTGTATCGTTTTGTATGATCGAAGTAAACTTTTGAGTCACTTTAATTCATATCTTGATTCATATGTTATTGATTAATTGTATAATAGTTTTGCGACATTGAACCCGAGTTCAAAGTTCAAACCAGTTAAATTATTACTACGGTAAACACTTGACATGTACGTTCATTCGCGAACTCATATCTGTTCCTGTTAATCAGTCACTTTGAAAGCATTCAAGCTTAAGACTAAAAAGCcaggggaaaaaaaaaaaaaaaacttatattagcTCAAGAAGACTCAAAGTAACACACAATAGTGAGATGCCGAAACGCTACAAAATCTGCTTAAAATGTGAACATGTCGTGTTTAGGATCATTGACGAATGATCATTAAGAAGGCAActttatgtagcgacccgacaaaatcgtcattgacggcgccgtctacctaggtcccgttacgtggtcataagtctttaaaacaacgtttgaccaaaagatatgtcgcattcatttcaaatgtaaagattgttcaaagtttacaagaatagttccaccacaagttacgttacaaagttataagtacaaatgaaacttatgcgacacaatttaaaagtagccaaaagacgctccatgtatgcatatatactcgacatccaatgcaagtatcaaaataatgagcggaagcatgtatcatgtatcgttcaaggacctgagaaaaacatagaaatctgtcaacgaaaacgttggtgaaatcataggtttgagtaagtaagtacaagtgaaccacaagatttgcaacaatgagataatagtaatacattccaaaagtttgtttcacgagcacccaattatcaatgcttaacattccttccatagaaccccatcac includes these proteins:
- the LOC139856152 gene encoding pentatricopeptide repeat-containing protein At2g22410, mitochondrial-like, with protein sequence MSQLKQIQAHITRTGLIFHVFPVSRILTFCALSHTGNLAHAQLLFNQFPNPNVYMWNVMIRGYLKSHLYSTGFCLFRLMVRKRVEMDRRSYVFGLKACEGLVAGELVHSLVLKVGFGDDLVVKNGFVHFYSESGRVESARKVFDEMPERDVVSWSSLINGCVKNGMADEALRVFQRMKSSVVEANVVTMIAVFAACSQKGNLELGKSTHEYVKKMKLNTSLNLMNSVLDMYVKCGSLVTAKEIFESMSHKDVFSWTSMINGYAKNGELILAKKMFDEMPERNTVSWNAMISGYSQNNKPKEALELFNNMENEGFVPIESTLVCVLSACAQSGFLDLGQWIYIYYIKQNRIQLTVTLGNAFIDMYAKCGNINAAIELFNEMEVKDIVTWNSMIVGFASHGHAIKALNLFGQMKLKGYKPDEITLVGVLSACSHGGLLDQGRSYFKEMEKEYGFKPTLEHYACMIDLLGRIGLLEEAYRLINEMAMEPDKAVWGAILNACRMHGNFELGKLATEKLVHLDPNDSGVYVLMESLCASRRKWDEVKMVRSKMIGSGVKKTPGRSCIEVEGEFHEFLVADKSHPKWKNIYKVLGEIILLSKLEEISDANLFMHC